The Lewinellaceae bacterium genome has a segment encoding these proteins:
- a CDS encoding winged helix-turn-helix domain-containing protein, translating into MRIVTVLIFLFTASIGYSQTLPIDFETTMFKRDFVDFAGAISTIISNPEPGGINSSATVARIIRNGGEPWAGSKLTLDENLDFSVRGIISMKVFTHAPVGTIIKLKLEGLGETSRDVPTTTSNEWETLIWDFTGQPANFNSLVFMFDFGNIGDSTAASIFLFDDIEQIFGRTQIDLPVDFEGNAVNYTTIDFGGNLSSLVTDPEDASNKVVRVVKKEDATTWAGTIIGTSKGFKTNIPLTIADAKMTIRVWSPNAGTIIRLKVEDSNDPTHSCEAENRTTLSRNWEVLEFDFSKQALGTVSLREGLEKGWVYNKASLFFNFGTDGIAAGECIYYFDDVKFGSKKAEKILHENKLRIQRERFAFIGIILFLVFAFGVFLWISHKRNAAARKKSLHEIESLKERLASLSLTSFEKSKAMALDKAKIEKAINSKIGESSWMILKLLFENPSISNKEIANEVSLSLEGVSSSLRRMYAAFDIKTPGNKKVELILKVMQILFEE; encoded by the coding sequence ATGAGAATAGTAACGGTACTTATTTTCCTTTTTACGGCATCAATAGGGTATTCACAAACTTTGCCTATTGATTTCGAAACAACAATGTTTAAGAGGGATTTTGTAGATTTTGCTGGTGCCATTTCCACAATAATAAGTAATCCGGAACCCGGGGGTATTAATTCGAGTGCGACTGTTGCACGGATCATCAGAAATGGGGGCGAACCCTGGGCAGGCAGTAAATTAACATTGGATGAGAATCTTGATTTCTCCGTAAGGGGAATTATTTCCATGAAAGTTTTTACCCATGCTCCTGTTGGGACGATCATCAAGTTAAAACTTGAAGGATTAGGAGAAACCAGTAGGGATGTCCCAACCACAACCTCAAATGAGTGGGAAACTTTAATATGGGATTTTACCGGCCAGCCGGCCAATTTCAATTCTCTTGTGTTTATGTTTGACTTTGGTAATATTGGGGACAGTACGGCAGCGTCCATCTTCCTTTTTGATGATATTGAACAGATTTTTGGGAGGACTCAAATTGATCTGCCTGTTGATTTCGAAGGGAACGCTGTAAATTATACCACGATAGATTTTGGGGGCAACCTTTCATCGTTGGTAACTGATCCGGAGGATGCCAGTAACAAAGTGGTTCGAGTGGTCAAAAAAGAAGATGCGACCACATGGGCTGGAACCATCATTGGTACTTCAAAGGGGTTTAAAACGAATATTCCGTTGACGATAGCTGATGCCAAAATGACGATAAGGGTATGGTCGCCTAACGCAGGAACGATAATCCGCTTAAAAGTGGAGGATTCAAATGATCCGACCCATTCCTGTGAGGCAGAAAACCGAACGACCCTTTCAAGGAATTGGGAGGTTTTAGAGTTTGATTTCTCTAAGCAGGCACTTGGTACAGTATCATTGAGAGAGGGCCTTGAAAAGGGATGGGTTTATAATAAAGCCTCCCTGTTTTTTAATTTTGGGACGGACGGGATTGCTGCCGGGGAGTGCATTTATTATTTTGATGATGTAAAATTTGGAAGCAAAAAGGCTGAAAAAATATTGCATGAAAATAAGTTGCGTATTCAACGAGAACGTTTTGCCTTTATAGGCATAATACTCTTTCTTGTTTTTGCCTTTGGTGTTTTTCTATGGATAAGCCACAAACGAAATGCTGCAGCACGAAAAAAATCACTCCATGAAATTGAATCGTTAAAGGAAAGGCTTGCTTCCCTGTCACTAACCTCTTTTGAAAAGTCTAAGGCTATGGCTCTGGACAAAGCAAAAATCGAAAAAGCAATCAATTCCAAAATTGGAGAATCCTCCTGGATGATTCTCAAACTCCTTTTCGAAAATCCGTCCATTAGTAACAAAGAGATTGCCAATGAAGTGTCTTTAAGTCTGGAAGGTGTCAGTTCTTCTTTGAGGCGAATGTATGCTGCATTTGATATAAAAACGCCGGGTAATAAAAAGGTCGAACTGATCCTGAAAGTGATGCAAATATTATTTGAAGAATGA